The window ACCGCAGATCGGCATCTGTACCACCCGCGAACGGAATAACCTCCGGCTTCTGCTCACAGCTCAAAAACGGAACGCGCCCCGTCCCCTCAATCTCATCCTGCCACCAGCGAATCAGCCGGTCATGTTCCTCGGGAGTAGCGTCGTTCAACCAGATCGCATACTGCGCCACCGAATTGCTGGCCAGCTTTCCCGCGTACCGGCTCGCACTCAAAAACTGATTCACCGTCTCAAACGCAACCTCCAGCCGACCCAGACCGAACGGGGTATAAGAGCGTGGGTTCAGCCGCACATACATCAGTTCGTCATCCAGCAGAGGTACCAGCGCCTCCTTCCCCATTCGCCCCGTCGCCTGCGCATAACGAGGTTTGTTGGGATCTCCATCCCACTTTGCATCGATCTGGATCGTAGCTCCATCCACCGCCCAAAGATGAAACGGCCGTTCAGGATCACCAGTTGCCTCCATCTCGACTGCGCCAAAACCACCCACAAGCAGATCCTCCAACACCTGCTCCCAAAGCACCCGAAAACTGTCCGACGCATTCGGCTCTTCAAGGCACTGCCGCAGCACTTGCGTCCGAGCCTCCGCATCCTCTACCGTCGCACCCGAGTAGCCCCGTCTCACCTTCACCTGCCAGTCCATACTCGCGATCTTGTCCTTCACCACATTGATCGCTCGACGCACCACTGGAGTCTCGGCAAACTTCCGCAGATTCGCCGCCGTAGGCTTCGGCAAAGCGTTCTGCCCTGGCCGCCCGGCAGGCCTGTAGGGGCTGAAGATCGCAGGCAGCATCGCTGTCTTCCGCTCTCCCATCGCTGCGTCCCCAGCCGCCCCATCAACCCCTGCCAAACGCTGCCAAACATCCCTCACTGCTGTTCGAACGCCCATGCTACCCCTCTCTCTCCGTATCTGGTGCAAAAGAAAAAGGCACAGCCCCTGGGCCATGCCTACTCTGAAATCAAAATCAGCTTTCTAAGCGGAAGCTATCGCCAAAAAATTGTCACCCTGAGCGAAGCGAAGAATTCCCGCATTCGTCCGGAGTGACCTACTCCATACCATCGGCGAAACACGCTGAAGTCGCCGCTCTCAAACCCGCAACTCAACCCGCGCTGTCTCCGCCACCCGAGCAAGATCATTCAACGTCACCACCCGAATCTCCTGTCGCTCCATCGCCTCCACACCAAACCGATACCGCTCCATCGCCTCGTCTTCCGTATCCGAAACCGCCCGCAACGGCTCAACAATCGCAGTCAACTCAAGCCGCGCCGCCTCCACCCTCTGCACGCCTTCCATCAACTGAGGTGCCGAATAAGCCAACCCCTTCGCCGCCTCCACATCCCCCTCCAGCGACACCGCCTGAAACATCCGAATCACTCCATTGGGCCTATATCCACAATCAATCTTCATCGGATCACCCGCCCGTGTATACAACGAAGCCGCAATCCTCTTCCGCATCAGCCCCCACACTCCAGCCCTCTCAAACTCCGTTCGCATCGCCCCCGCGATCGCCGCCCGG is drawn from Edaphobacter lichenicola and contains these coding sequences:
- a CDS encoding DUF3037 domain-containing protein; protein product: MAERVQCEFFLIRYVPDVVKGEFANIGVLLREAGRADSAVVRFTRDWARVKCMDADADIVLLEALEAEIGARLRTVGKDAPGADQGIKPVMEILEDTLANSVQMTEVRACLAESLPAEIEQLMKMYVEPLKVKTERKRTGRAAIAGAMRTEFERAGVWGLMRKRIAASLYTRAGDPMKIDCGYRPNGVIRMFQAVSLEGDVEAAKGLAYSAPQLMEGVQRVEAARLELTAIVEPLRAVSDTEDEAMERYRFGVEAMERQEIRVVTLNDLARVAETARVELRV
- a CDS encoding phage portal protein — encoded protein: MGVRTAVRDVWQRLAGVDGAAGDAAMGERKTAMLPAIFSPYRPAGRPGQNALPKPTAANLRKFAETPVVRRAINVVKDKIASMDWQVKVRRGYSGATVEDAEARTQVLRQCLEEPNASDSFRVLWEQVLEDLLVGGFGAVEMEATGDPERPFHLWAVDGATIQIDAKWDGDPNKPRYAQATGRMGKEALVPLLDDELMYVRLNPRSYTPFGLGRLEVAFETVNQFLSASRYAGKLASNSVAQYAIWLNDATPEEHDRLIRWWQDEIEGTGRVPFLSCEQKPEVIPFAGGTDADLRLQWQEALIRMIANAFDLPPMMLGLESDVNQSTAGEMADEAFQSAIVPVAKLIAEHITRDLFAKKLGWREFEFCFNDLESRDEMQELQIQTTLLQAGVLTVDEVRAMRGLGPIEAAVTQ